The window TATACCCATGGCCCTGAAGGCTGCAGGGAACACCTCATCCGTAACGTCTTTGAAAAAACCTTTACCATCGTTCAGGTAGATGCGTGGCTGCTCAAAGGTGGCAACCACCAGGTCCAGGTCACCATCGCCATCCAGGTCGGCAAAATTAGCATCTAAGAGGCTATGGGTGGAGGTAAAGCCCAGGCGCTTTTCGGTTTCATCTACAAACCGCTCACCTCTGCGCATGAGCATACGCTGAATGGGCATCTGTTTCTGAAACATAAATACGTTGGCAAAGAACAGATCTGCCTGGCCATCACCATCTATATCAACAAAATTAACATCACGGCTTTCTCCATTGGCCTGAAGCTCAGAAGCGATGTAGGCTGAGGTGACATCGGTAAAATTCCCTTTGCCATCGTTTTGCAGGAGGTAGTTTTCCCGCTCATTGCCCACCACCAGGTCCAGGTCGCCGTCGCCGTCAAAATCAAAGGCATCCAGGTCCTGGGTAATATCTTCGCGGGTGGGCAGCCGTTTTGCTGTTTCATCTATGAACCGAGCTTTGCCGGCATTGCGCAGGTATACGTTCTGCCCGTTGTTGCCAATGATTACATCTGTCAGCCCGTCGCCATCAAAATCATGAGAGACTAATGCATTGGAGGTGCCGCTAACAGGGATGCGTTCTGTGGCATTGACAAAGTAGCCTTTATCATCATTGATATAAAACTCGTTGGTCTGGTTATCTTCCGCTACAAAGAGCAGGTCCAGGTCACCATCGCCATCAAAATCGGCAATGGCAACCTCTTCGGTATCACCATAGGGATAATACGGATAAGGCTTTGGTGTTACTGGGGCTGCCAGGTAAGGCAGCCGGTGGCTGCCATCACCAAACTTACCCTTGCCGTCGTTGATCAGGATTACGTTCTTCACAAACTCCATGGCAAGCACCAGGTCCAGGTCCCCATCTTCGTCAATATCCACCGCCTTTGCATCCATGGAGTTCAGCGACTTCTTCACCGCCTCCGGCAGATGCGTTTCGCTGGCATCGGTAAACTGCAGGAGTGCCTTCTGGGCAAAAGCAGCAGGAGCTGCAAGTAAGGTCAGGCAAAGCAACAAGAATGGGGCCTTATGCATAATAATTAATTTATATTAAGAGGAAGATGGACATAGTGCTTTTCCCAAACCAGTAGTTTCTTTTGAATGGTTTAAAGTTTAGGGAGTGGAATTTGAAATTCCACAGCAAAAGAGACTGCTTGCCTGCTTTAATTTTCTTTACTGCTGCTTGCGGTGAGCGGTACTCCTATATACATACCTAAACGCCATCCGTTCCAGCCTGGCACTACTTCTTCATTGTTTTTCCCAGGATTTACCAGTTTTGTATCTCTGTCTCCTTTTAAGCTAAAGCCCTCACTCAGGCTTAAACAGACTCCCGCCTGTGCACCAAGCCTGATTATTCCTATTTTCCGCTCCAGTGCTATGTATGGTTGCACCGCACCACCCCAGGCATAAAAAGTATAGCCCTCACTGGCGGTGCCAGCGCCGGTTAGGTTTACTTCTCCTTCGTAAATCAATTTACTAAACAACAGGCTTGCTTCTAGGCCTAACCAGCCATCAAACCTTTTTGGTAGTGCATGATGGCTTTCCACCACAACTCCAATTCTTCTATAACGCAGAAGCAGGTCTTCCCTGTAAGAACCTGAATAATCAGCATATCCTACTCGGCCACCGGTAGATCCCATCTCTGCTACAATGCCAAAATGGTTGTCCACCTCTGATT of the Flammeovirgaceae bacterium 311 genome contains:
- a CDS encoding FG-GAP repeat-containing protein, which produces MLCLTLLAAPAAFAQKALLQFTDASETHLPEAVKKSLNSMDAKAVDIDEDGDLDLVLAMEFVKNVILINDGKGKFGDGSHRLPYLAAPVTPKPYPYYPYGDTEEVAIADFDGDGDLDLLFVAEDNQTNEFYINDDKGYFVNATERIPVSGTSNALVSHDFDGDGLTDVIIGNNGQNVYLRNAGKARFIDETAKRLPTREDITQDLDAFDFDGDGDLDLVVGNERENYLLQNDGKGNFTDVTSAYIASELQANGESRDVNFVDIDGDGQADLFFANVFMFQKQMPIQRMLMRRGERFVDETEKRLGFTSTHSLLDANFADLDGDGDLDLVVATFEQPRIYLNDGKGFFKDVTDEVFPAAFRAMGISVEIADFNGDGLPDIYFANFRGPDKLFLQQPVNN